One genomic window of Luteitalea pratensis includes the following:
- the thrS gene encoding threonine--tRNA ligase — translation MTPVVLTLPDGSTRSVAAGTPVRDVAADVSPRLAKAALAARVDDQVVDLSYPLTQDARVQILTADGPDALKVYRHSTAHLLAAAVTKLFPGTQCGIGPVIEEPPGFYYDFVVQRPFVPEDLEKIEAEMRRLAQADEIFERQMWPRDEAMAFFGGRGEPLKVQLIEENTQGQSEVSVYTIKDRETFVDFCRGPHVPSTGKLKAFKLTTTSSAYWKGDAKNQPMQRVYGTAFFSDKDLQAHLARLEEAKKRDHRKVGKELGLFMFHPWAPGAAFWLHKGTVLYNGLAEYMRKVLYPAGYEEVKTPIIFNKALWETSGHWHHYRENMFVLEGDEGEAMALKAMNCPGHMLVFASQVRSYKDLPIRFHEQTALHRNEASGVLGGLTRVRQFSQDDAHCFVMQEQIGDEVQRLLALVQQVYGDLGLTFEVKLSTRPEQYLGQRETWDHAESQLKLALEGAGQAYTLNEGDGAFYGPKVDFDVTDAIGRKWQCATIQLDYQIPERFDLKYVGADNAEHRPVVIHRAIFGSFERFIALLIEHFAGAFPLWLAPLQAVVLPIADRHAAYAAQVQVELKAGGLRVGLDDRQEKIGYKIREAQLQKVPYMLVVGDKEVAEGTVSVRSRQGGDLGSRPVREFVTDAQAEIESKGQAGQPVGV, via the coding sequence ATGACGCCCGTCGTACTCACTCTTCCCGACGGATCCACGCGATCCGTGGCTGCCGGCACGCCCGTTCGGGACGTGGCGGCCGACGTGTCTCCACGCCTCGCGAAGGCCGCATTGGCGGCGAGGGTGGACGACCAGGTGGTCGACCTCTCCTACCCTCTCACGCAGGACGCCCGGGTCCAGATCCTGACCGCCGACGGCCCCGACGCCCTCAAGGTGTATCGGCACAGCACGGCGCATCTGCTCGCGGCAGCCGTCACGAAGCTGTTCCCCGGCACCCAGTGCGGCATCGGGCCGGTGATCGAGGAACCGCCCGGCTTCTACTACGACTTCGTGGTCCAACGTCCGTTCGTGCCCGAGGATCTCGAGAAGATCGAGGCGGAAATGCGCCGTCTGGCGCAGGCTGACGAGATCTTCGAGCGGCAGATGTGGCCGCGCGACGAGGCGATGGCGTTCTTCGGCGGGCGTGGCGAACCGCTGAAGGTGCAGCTGATCGAAGAAAACACGCAGGGCCAGTCCGAAGTCTCGGTCTACACGATCAAGGACCGCGAGACGTTCGTTGACTTCTGTCGCGGGCCGCACGTGCCGTCGACGGGCAAGCTCAAGGCCTTCAAGCTGACGACGACGTCGAGCGCGTACTGGAAGGGCGACGCGAAGAACCAGCCGATGCAGCGGGTGTACGGCACGGCGTTCTTCAGCGACAAGGACCTCCAGGCGCACCTGGCGCGGCTCGAGGAAGCCAAGAAGCGGGACCACCGCAAGGTGGGCAAGGAACTCGGACTGTTCATGTTCCACCCGTGGGCCCCCGGCGCGGCGTTCTGGCTGCACAAGGGCACCGTGCTGTACAACGGCCTGGCCGAGTACATGCGCAAGGTGCTCTACCCGGCCGGGTACGAAGAGGTGAAGACCCCGATCATCTTCAACAAGGCGTTGTGGGAGACATCGGGGCACTGGCACCACTACCGCGAGAACATGTTCGTGCTCGAGGGCGACGAGGGCGAGGCCATGGCGCTCAAGGCCATGAACTGCCCTGGGCACATGCTGGTCTTCGCGAGCCAGGTGCGCAGCTACAAGGACCTGCCGATCCGGTTCCACGAGCAGACCGCGCTGCACCGCAACGAGGCGTCGGGCGTGCTCGGCGGGCTGACGCGCGTGCGCCAGTTCTCGCAGGACGACGCGCACTGCTTCGTGATGCAGGAGCAGATTGGCGACGAGGTCCAGCGGCTGCTGGCCTTGGTGCAGCAGGTCTATGGCGATCTCGGTTTGACCTTCGAGGTGAAGCTCTCGACCCGCCCGGAGCAGTACCTCGGGCAGCGAGAGACCTGGGATCACGCCGAGTCGCAGCTGAAGCTGGCGCTCGAGGGCGCCGGGCAGGCGTACACACTTAACGAGGGCGACGGGGCGTTCTACGGCCCGAAGGTCGACTTCGATGTGACCGACGCGATCGGGCGCAAGTGGCAGTGTGCGACGATCCAGTTGGACTACCAGATACCGGAGCGATTCGACCTGAAGTACGTCGGGGCCGACAACGCCGAGCACCGGCCGGTGGTGATCCATCGGGCGATCTTCGGCAGCTTCGAGCGGTTCATCGCCTTGCTGATCGAGCACTTCGCCGGGGCGTTCCCGCTCTGGCTGGCGCCGCTGCAGGCCGTGGTGCTGCCGATTGCCGACCGGCACGCCGCGTATGCGGCGCAGGTGCAGGTCGAGTTGAAGGCGGGCGGCCTGCGGGTCGGGTTGGACGACCGGCAGGAGAAGATCGGGTACAAGATCCGCGAAGCGCAGTTGCAGAAGGTGCCGTACATGCTGGTCGTCGGCGACAAGGAAGTCGCCGAGGGCACGGTGTCGGTCCGCAGCCGCCAGGGCGGGGATTTGGGAAGTCGGCCAGTGCGCGAGTTCGTCACCGACGCGCAGGCCGAGATCGAGAGCAAGGGCCAAGCTGGCCAGCCAGTAGGGGTGTAG
- the infC gene encoding translation initiation factor IF-3 produces MRGPRRDDRVRINERIRVREVRVIDEAGQQLGIMAPAQAVALAKSKGLDLVEVAATAVPPVCRITDYGKYQYNEQKKQRQARKHQKTIEVKEVKFRPKVDLHDYDFKKRNISRFLHEGDKVKAVVFFRGREIAHPEIGRRILERLIAELTEIAVAENLPRMEGNTMHTILSGRPGIKKVEKPSKPEREPRPEVEEDDTEMTAEELAAAAQAVADEDAAGTAPVVETPAERPAE; encoded by the coding sequence ATGCGGGGTCCCCGACGGGACGACAGGGTCCGGATCAACGAGCGCATTCGCGTGCGCGAGGTCCGGGTCATCGACGAGGCAGGACAGCAGTTGGGCATCATGGCGCCGGCGCAGGCCGTTGCACTGGCAAAGTCCAAGGGCCTGGACCTCGTCGAGGTTGCTGCCACCGCCGTGCCGCCGGTCTGCCGTATCACCGATTACGGCAAGTACCAGTACAACGAGCAGAAGAAGCAGCGGCAGGCCCGCAAGCACCAGAAGACCATCGAGGTGAAGGAAGTCAAGTTCCGCCCGAAGGTCGACCTGCACGATTACGACTTCAAGAAGCGCAACATCTCGCGCTTCCTGCACGAGGGCGACAAGGTCAAGGCGGTGGTGTTCTTCCGCGGGCGCGAGATCGCCCACCCGGAGATCGGCCGCCGGATTCTGGAACGGCTCATCGCCGAGCTGACCGAGATCGCGGTCGCCGAGAACCTGCCGCGGATGGAGGGCAACACCATGCACACCATCCTGTCGGGTCGCCCGGGCATCAAGAAGGTCGAGAAGCCGTCCAAGCCGGAGCGCGAGCCACGGCCTGAGGTCGAGGAAGACGACACCGAAATGACGGCGGAAGAACTCGCGGCAGCCGCCCAGGCGGTGGCCGATGAGGACGCAGCAGGCACCGCGCCGGTGGTCGAGACACCGGCCGAGCGCCCGGCCGAATAG
- the pheS gene encoding phenylalanine--tRNA ligase subunit alpha, with product MPDLSTSVSALRAEFDTALGAVTSAADLQAVRDRFLGRKQGLVTALYAEIGNAPADQKREIGRLANELKQAVEAGLEARKAVLGRAAIRTPGLDLTLAPRPLPVGSRHPLNAMRERIERIFVRMGYEILDGPEAEDDWHNFEALNMPADHPARDAQDTLYLEAPFVQGTRATGAPGAGVTLRPATLLRTHTSAMQIRYMERHAPPVRIIAPGRVYRRDNLDLTHTPMFQQVEALVVGEQVTMADLKGTLLGFAREFFDPKTPIMFKPSFFPYTEPSAEVFVGCQSCFGSGCSMCKRTGWIEIGGSGMVHPSVFEAVGIDPERYTGFAFGMGIERLALLAHRVDDIRAFYENDLRFLEQFAS from the coding sequence ATGCCTGACCTCTCCACCTCCGTCTCCGCATTGCGCGCCGAGTTCGACACGGCACTGGGCGCGGTCACGTCGGCTGCCGATCTGCAGGCCGTGCGCGATCGCTTCCTCGGCCGCAAGCAGGGCCTCGTCACGGCGCTGTACGCCGAAATCGGCAACGCCCCGGCCGACCAGAAGCGCGAGATCGGGCGGTTGGCCAACGAGCTCAAGCAGGCGGTGGAGGCGGGACTGGAGGCGCGCAAGGCAGTACTCGGACGCGCCGCCATCCGTACGCCCGGGCTCGACCTCACTCTCGCGCCGCGCCCGCTGCCGGTGGGCTCGCGCCACCCGTTGAATGCGATGCGGGAACGGATCGAGCGCATCTTCGTGCGCATGGGCTACGAGATCCTCGATGGGCCCGAGGCCGAGGACGACTGGCACAACTTCGAGGCGCTGAACATGCCAGCCGATCATCCTGCCCGCGACGCCCAGGACACGCTCTACCTCGAAGCGCCGTTTGTCCAGGGCACCCGCGCGACCGGTGCGCCAGGCGCCGGCGTCACGCTGCGGCCTGCCACGCTGCTGCGCACGCACACGTCCGCGATGCAGATCCGCTACATGGAGCGGCATGCGCCGCCGGTGCGCATCATCGCCCCTGGCCGCGTGTACCGCCGCGACAACCTCGATCTCACGCATACGCCGATGTTCCAGCAGGTCGAAGCCCTAGTCGTCGGCGAGCAGGTCACGATGGCCGACCTGAAGGGCACGCTACTCGGCTTCGCGCGGGAGTTCTTCGATCCGAAGACGCCGATCATGTTCAAGCCGAGCTTCTTCCCGTACACCGAGCCGAGCGCCGAGGTCTTCGTCGGCTGCCAGTCGTGCTTCGGGTCCGGCTGCTCGATGTGCAAGCGCACCGGCTGGATCGAGATTGGTGGCAGCGGCATGGTCCACCCCTCGGTCTTCGAAGCGGTGGGCATCGACCCCGAGCGTTATACGGGCTTCGCCTTCGGCATGGGTATCGAGCGCCTGGCGCTCCTCGCGCATCGTGTCGACGACATCCGCGCGTTCTACGAAAACGACCTCCGCTTCCTGGAGCAGTTCGCCTCGTGA
- the rplT gene encoding 50S ribosomal protein L20 gives MPRVKRGTVRRAKREKLLTLAKGYYANKSKLYRFAKEAVDRALKSAFVGRRRKKRDFRRLWIVRINAAARQQGISYSQFIAGLSRAGVTVDRKMLAELAVSEPSAFAALTSRAKDALKQQNA, from the coding sequence ATGCCGAGAGTCAAGCGTGGCACGGTGCGCCGTGCAAAGCGCGAAAAGTTGCTGACCCTTGCCAAGGGGTACTACGCCAACAAGAGCAAGCTGTACCGGTTCGCGAAGGAAGCGGTCGACCGCGCCCTCAAGAGCGCGTTCGTCGGTCGTCGCCGCAAGAAGCGCGATTTCCGTCGCCTGTGGATCGTCCGCATCAACGCCGCGGCGCGCCAGCAGGGCATCAGCTACTCGCAGTTCATCGCCGGCCTGAGCCGCGCCGGCGTCACCGTCGATCGCAAGATGCTCGCCGAACTCGCGGTGAGCGAGCCGTCGGCATTTGCGGCGCTCACCTCGCGCGCCAAGGATGCCCTCAAGCAGCAGAACGCTTAG
- a CDS encoding phenylalanine--tRNA ligase subunit beta — MKILVSWLKEYVDVPVPIDQLAKDLTMRGFEVASVEPVNGDPDDAVIDFEVTANRPDCLSVLGMAREVAVKYGLALRSPVSAFSIGSSAFDARVPGTRNPAPAFAAGFGAASPDAIRVTVERPDLCPLYCAALVDVSIGPSPAWLAERLTLSGVRSINNIVDVTNYVLLELNQPLHAFDFDTIGDRHLVVRTARAGETLTTLDGVTRTLADDMLVIADAGTAQAVAGVMGGGATEIGPTTRTIALESAYFEPTQVRRTRRRLNLSTEASYRFERGVDPGMPARALRRAVELIVEIGAGTPRDGEVIVGTPSSTARSVRLRWSRIWRVLGMDVAPAEVEQILTLLGFHFRPIEDGGLRRKASSDGRTGSPLGAEALAEAASPAHDHPSPEWNVTVPGWRGDVTREEDLIEEIARCAGYERLPVTFPALAAPPAKTAPRLVRDARVRDVLVGAGFAEAVTFTFIERAAAVPFDAAPIAIANPLSELFAVLRPSVVPGVVDSLSHNRRREQHDIRLFEVGTRFTRTHGETRSVAIAWTGAAAAEHWSGSGRMVDLYDVLGVLQRVAETLRVRVDVEADDHPALLTGRAARLVAMHGNTRVDVGWVGQLSPSLGEARGLPAADAVLVAELDLDLAAPDYDPDRQPVMQALPRHPSVVRDLSIVLPADLPAVRVRGTIHASAPPTLVSVREFDRYQGKSLPDGKVSLSLRLTFRAAERTLTDAEVQHATDAILAALAADHGATLR; from the coding sequence GTGAAGATCCTCGTCTCGTGGTTGAAGGAGTACGTCGACGTCCCCGTCCCGATCGACCAGCTTGCGAAAGACCTCACGATGCGCGGCTTCGAGGTCGCCTCGGTGGAACCGGTCAACGGCGATCCCGACGATGCCGTGATCGACTTCGAGGTGACGGCCAATCGACCCGACTGCCTCAGCGTTCTGGGCATGGCTCGCGAAGTTGCCGTGAAGTACGGGCTGGCACTTCGCTCGCCGGTCTCGGCCTTCAGCATTGGGTCTTCGGCCTTCGATGCACGGGTACCCGGCACCCGGAACCCGGCACCCGCCTTCGCCGCAGGCTTCGGCGCGGCAAGCCCCGACGCGATCCGGGTGACGGTGGAGCGGCCCGACCTGTGCCCGCTGTACTGCGCGGCCCTGGTGGACGTGTCGATCGGGCCGTCGCCGGCCTGGCTGGCCGAGCGGCTGACCCTCAGCGGCGTCCGCTCGATCAACAACATCGTCGACGTCACCAACTACGTGCTGCTGGAACTGAACCAGCCGCTGCACGCGTTCGACTTCGACACCATTGGCGACCGCCACCTGGTGGTGCGTACAGCTCGGGCCGGTGAGACGCTGACGACGCTCGACGGTGTGACACGGACGCTTGCCGACGACATGCTCGTGATCGCCGATGCGGGAACGGCGCAGGCGGTGGCCGGCGTGATGGGCGGTGGCGCGACCGAAATCGGCCCGACCACCAGGACGATCGCCCTCGAAAGCGCGTACTTCGAGCCGACGCAGGTGCGCCGGACGCGGCGTCGCCTGAACCTGTCCACCGAGGCCTCCTATCGATTCGAGCGCGGCGTCGATCCGGGCATGCCTGCACGCGCACTGCGACGTGCCGTCGAGTTGATCGTGGAGATTGGCGCGGGCACGCCGCGCGACGGCGAGGTCATCGTCGGAACGCCCTCCTCCACCGCGCGCAGTGTTCGCCTGCGCTGGTCGCGTATCTGGCGCGTGCTCGGGATGGACGTGGCTCCGGCCGAGGTGGAGCAGATTCTCACGTTACTCGGTTTTCACTTTCGCCCGATCGAAGATGGCGGGCTTCGGCGGAAGGCGTCCTCCGACGGCAGGACCGGCTCGCCCTTGGGCGCCGAAGCCTTGGCGGAGGCGGCGAGCCCGGCCCATGACCATCCCTCTCCAGAATGGAATGTCACCGTGCCAGGGTGGCGGGGCGACGTCACGCGCGAGGAAGATCTGATCGAGGAAATCGCACGCTGCGCGGGATACGAGCGCCTGCCGGTGACCTTCCCCGCCCTCGCTGCGCCACCGGCGAAGACCGCGCCGCGGCTGGTCCGCGACGCGCGCGTCCGTGACGTCCTCGTGGGCGCCGGCTTCGCGGAAGCCGTCACTTTCACGTTCATCGAGCGAGCCGCGGCGGTGCCGTTCGACGCGGCACCGATCGCGATCGCGAACCCGCTCTCGGAGTTGTTCGCGGTACTCCGGCCCTCTGTGGTGCCCGGCGTCGTCGACAGCCTCTCGCACAACCGGCGTCGCGAGCAGCATGACATCCGCCTGTTCGAAGTGGGCACGCGCTTCACGCGCACCCACGGCGAGACGCGGAGCGTGGCCATCGCATGGACGGGTGCGGCGGCGGCGGAGCATTGGAGTGGCAGCGGCAGGATGGTCGATCTCTACGACGTGCTGGGCGTGCTGCAGCGGGTCGCCGAGACGCTGCGGGTGCGGGTCGACGTCGAAGCGGACGATCATCCAGCGTTGCTGACGGGACGGGCCGCGCGGCTCGTCGCGATGCACGGCAACACGCGCGTCGATGTCGGCTGGGTCGGCCAGCTCTCCCCCTCCCTTGGAGAGGCACGCGGACTACCCGCAGCTGATGCGGTGTTGGTGGCCGAACTCGACCTGGACCTTGCGGCGCCCGACTACGATCCCGATCGCCAACCGGTGATGCAAGCGCTACCACGCCACCCTTCCGTGGTGCGTGACCTCTCGATCGTGCTTCCGGCTGACTTGCCGGCGGTGAGGGTTCGTGGCACGATTCACGCGTCTGCACCGCCCACGCTGGTGTCGGTGCGCGAGTTCGATCGCTACCAGGGCAAGTCGCTGCCGGACGGCAAGGTGAGTCTGTCGTTGAGACTGACCTTCCGGGCGGCCGAGCGCACGCTGACGGACGCCGAAGTGCAGCACGCCACCGACGCCATCCTCGCCGCGCTGGCCGCCGACCATGGCGCCACCTTGCGCTGA
- a CDS encoding cell division protein ZapA encodes MNVTPIVDDETPLGDQDPPNHVVMVDIQGLRYPVRSALDPSYVHKLARYVDVTMDAASTAVPIGESTKLAVLAALNIADECFRGRDDESRIAAELVEKAGELERLIDAVLNKHST; translated from the coding sequence GTGAACGTCACCCCTATCGTGGACGACGAGACGCCGCTCGGCGATCAGGATCCGCCCAACCACGTGGTGATGGTGGATATCCAGGGGCTGCGTTACCCGGTGCGCAGCGCTCTCGATCCGTCGTACGTCCACAAGCTCGCCCGCTACGTCGACGTCACGATGGATGCGGCGTCGACGGCCGTCCCGATCGGCGAGTCGACCAAGCTGGCCGTGCTCGCAGCGCTGAACATCGCCGATGAGTGCTTCCGCGGCCGCGACGACGAGTCGCGGATTGCGGCCGAACTCGTCGAGAAGGCCGGCGAGCTCGAACGCCTGATCGACGCCGTCCTGAACAAACACTCGACGTAG
- the zapB gene encoding cell division protein ZapB, which translates to MSNTATATAADLAVVERLDEKIRQLITLVEKSRAEATKLRTDNDRLGKEVDALQAQLSDAAGVSTELQAMREERDQVRTRVADMLAQLDALQM; encoded by the coding sequence ATGAGCAACACCGCCACCGCCACCGCTGCCGACCTTGCGGTCGTCGAGCGCCTCGACGAGAAGATCCGTCAACTGATCACGCTCGTCGAGAAGAGTCGCGCGGAGGCTACCAAGCTCCGTACCGACAACGACCGGCTCGGCAAGGAAGTGGACGCGCTGCAGGCACAGCTGTCGGATGCCGCTGGCGTGTCGACCGAACTGCAGGCGATGCGCGAGGAACGCGACCAGGTGCGCACGCGCGTGGCCGACATGCTCGCCCAGCTCGACGCCCTCCAGATGTGA
- the rpmI gene encoding 50S ribosomal protein L35, with the protein MPKLKTHKGASKRFKRTASGKFLRGSAFKRHILTSKTTKRKRGLRGTVLVSAQDQGKLELMLPYK; encoded by the coding sequence ATGCCGAAACTCAAGACCCACAAGGGCGCCTCGAAGCGGTTCAAGCGCACCGCCTCTGGCAAGTTCCTGCGCGGCAGCGCGTTCAAGCGGCACATCCTGACGAGCAAGACCACCAAGCGCAAGCGCGGCTTGCGCGGCACGGTGCTCGTCTCAGCCCAGGATCAGGGAAAACTGGAGTTGATGCTGCCGTACAAGTGA